CAACTACTTTCGACATTAAAGTTTCCGTAATTCCAGAGTACGATATAAAAAACAGTTTTCCTTCCGAAAACAGATTTGTATTCAGGTATCATGTGACCATCGAAAATCTGGGTGATCATCCCGTGCAGCTGCTCAAAAGAAAATGGCTGATCTACGATGTAGGATTCGGTTTCACGGAGGTAGAAGGTGATGGCGTAATTGGCCTGACACCTGAAATTATTCCTGGAGAAACATTTAAATATTTTTCAAACGTGGTATTACGCTCCGGAGTTGGCAGTATGAAAGGAGTGTATTACTGCAAAAACCTTTCGAGCGAAGAAAATTTGGAAA
The window above is part of the Kaistella faecalis genome. Proteins encoded here:
- the apaG gene encoding Co2+/Mg2+ efflux protein ApaG, which translates into the protein MFSTTTFDIKVSVIPEYDIKNSFPSENRFVFRYHVTIENLGDHPVQLLKRKWLIYDVGFGFTEVEGDGVIGLTPEIIPGETFKYFSNVVLRSGVGSMKGVYYCKNLSSEENLEIEIPKFNLLAEVLSN